The following nucleotide sequence is from Primulina tabacum isolate GXHZ01 chromosome 2, ASM2559414v2, whole genome shotgun sequence.
gtgtctgtgTGTGTGTTTACGGTGGTGAGAAATGGGAAATTGAGCGTGCCTTCAGAGGGGAGAATCAACCGGGTGTGGTCGGGTTATCCAGGGATTTTGGGTTGGGCTTCTTCGCGTTGGGCCTGTTGTGAAAATGAACTAGCAATTAAGATGTTTGCCAATGGGCTTTTTTCATATCAAAAAAATTCCGAACTACTTGCTCTTTTCTTCTACCACATAGAATATCAAATGTCCAACATATATCCAAATACTTGATCATTGTAATAACAATAAAAGGTGGGATAAATTTTTAGTTtcaaaaaacatatattatatagtttCCCCGCATCGCTAAAGAATTAATTTTGgcatttttttttagttttagaAAAATGGTTATACAAAATAATACACTAAAGCATctaattttcattaaaaaaaattccatatttttatCTAACTAAATAAATAACACTAACAATATTAAttgttcaaataaaataatgtataatatttaatataccCACTAGCTAGACTCGTGATGTAACCCTTTGTCATGaaccaatatatatatacatatatatatatatatatgtatatatgtgtgtgtgtgtgtgtgtgtgtgtgtgtgtgtcccctgttttactttttaaaaaaagaacccGAGTTTTGAGTGTGACGAATTTCCTAGTTGCTGCATGCCCTAGTCAACAGAACTTCCACTCATTTTCTTCCATCTTTATTGTCAATTTAATAtttagaaattaattttttccaTATTGAAGTTATTTAATATGATTAGATTGTGTTTGGATTGAAAGATTTAATTTGAAAGAAAGAGATTTAATTTTGAGAAATAATCCAAACAAATGATTGGGAATGAAAACAAAACCCTGACGACTCACATGCAAACGTGGTGACTCATGAAGCATCCTCTGTTGACCAAGTACATGTTAGTTAGCTGACTTTGCCTACAGTGGTAGACTAGTCACACTCATAATTGACCCAATCAAAAGACATGGTTCGTCTTCGTATATAACAGTGTACCGGCATAcgtattatatatttatataatattttttataaagatTCTGTTCACTAAAGTAGACgtgatttatattaaagttttaacattttattaatatatatataattattaaaataaacaatGACATCAAAAATCAATTACATTAAAAATCTCacgtttaataatattatatagaTTCATGCATATTCATTTCTGATTTCATGACACGAGAGATCAATCATTTAagttcttaaattaaatatagtttatttttgtaatatcttatttcatgaaatgcttaaaaagtttttaaataattcataAAAACAAACCCTTTTTTTCAAtactattttataataaaaaagattatcaattaatttttaaaattatttaacttacaaaaatttttaaaaataaataaataaagaaatccACTTCTGAATGAATTTTCCCCGAAATCAATCCTAAAAATATCGACCCTATGTATATATAGTCTATAGATAGACTCACCCCTCCACCGCTTTACCATAGACACCGCTTTCTCTACAACATTAAGATACGGTATCAAGCTTATGTGCGCCGCCGCCGCTCACCGGAAAACTTAGTGCCTTGTTTCCCCTTACAATCGGCGCCGCCGCCTTGGTTAATCTTTTGTTCAAGGTACTGTATATATATTTCGAATGGGGTCAACGAAGAATCAGCGGGAAGCTGCAGGAGGCCACAAGAAGAACAGGACAGGGAGATTGGCTGAGAAAGCGTCGTCGTTTCACGGCAGAGTTGGCGAGGTAGTTGCGGAGATGCTTCCCAGGCCGATGACGGTGCCGGAATTGTTTTCCTGTGCGAGGACTGGTGGAAACAAGGCGGATGAGATGGTGATGAGAGGGAGGCCGTCGAAGCTGACGAAGTTTCTGTTAAACGTGACGGTGCAGAGGAGTCTAGGACCAGTACAGGTGTTGATCTCGCTGGAGGCCACGGTGGAGGATTTGATCGCGGCGGCGCTGGGTCAGTATGCGAAAGAAGCACGGCGGCCGATTCTTTCGTCCGATGCTTCAGCCTTTGACCTCCATTACTCACAGTTTAGCTTAGAAAGTAAGATTTATTCTTTGAATACTTCCACTGTATGATTCAATAAAGAAGTTGATCATTCGATAAATCGAAAAAGGCTAAATTTAAATCTTGTTTCCCTACAGGTTTAGATCGGGCGGCGAAGATACAGGAATTGGGATCAAGAAACTTCTTCCTCTGTCCAAAAATGGCGGCGGTGGAGAGTGAAGGCGGCGCTTTAATGACGTCAGGTTCGAGCTACACAAGTGAAGCCGGTCTGGATAGGAAAAAGGCGATGATGCCATGGCTCAAATTCATGGATTTTTTGCCGTAAAAATCCTCGATCACAGCCAGAATTTCCGAATTTATGACAAATATTCTCAATCTTGTAAATCGGTTAGATTCAGTTGGTAGTTTAGAACATTGTTATAACTCGGTTTTTCCATAGTAGGAAAATATCAGTCTAATATAATGTGACAGCTTGtataaattacataaaaaaaaaatttcaagttgTTGTGCAAAATaggtaattaattat
It contains:
- the LOC142537264 gene encoding uncharacterized protein LOC142537264; its protein translation is MGSTKNQREAAGGHKKNRTGRLAEKASSFHGRVGEVVAEMLPRPMTVPELFSCARTGGNKADEMVMRGRPSKLTKFLLNVTVQRSLGPVQVLISLEATVEDLIAAALGQYAKEARRPILSSDASAFDLHYSQFSLESLDRAAKIQELGSRNFFLCPKMAAVESEGGALMTSGSSYTSEAGLDRKKAMMPWLKFMDFLP